From a single Nicotiana tomentosiformis chromosome 2, ASM39032v3, whole genome shotgun sequence genomic region:
- the LOC138906115 gene encoding uncharacterized protein, with product MVDNYKQWHEKLPFALLGYRTTVRTSTRATPYLLVYCIEVVIPTEVEIPSLRIIQEAELSDAKWVRSRYEQLALIDGKRMNAVCHGKLYWNRMARYFNKKVRPRQFASGQFVLKRIFPHQDKAKGKFSPNWQGPYMIHRVLTGGAFIHA from the coding sequence atggtggacaattacaaacaatggcatgagaagctgCCATTTGCTttacttggatatcgtaccacaGTCCGCACATCAACCAGGGCAACTCCCTACCTACTGGTTTATTGTATTGAAGTCGTTATTCCTACCGAAgtggaaattccttctttaagaatcatacaagaagctgagctcagcGATGCAAAATGGGTACGAAGccggtatgaacaactagctcttATTGACGGAAAAAGAATGAATGCGGTGTGCCACGGTAAACTATACTGGAACAGAATGGCGAGAtatttcaacaaaaaggtcaggCCAAGGCAATTCGCATCAGGGCAATTTGTGCTAAAGCGAATCTTCCCGCATCAGGATAAAGCCAAGGGgaagttctcacccaactggcaggGCCCTTACATGATTCACCGAGTATTGACAGGAGGAGCATTTATACATGCATAA